From Camelina sativa cultivar DH55 chromosome 20, Cs, whole genome shotgun sequence, the proteins below share one genomic window:
- the LOC104769828 gene encoding basic leucine zipper 43-like, with product MQPNYDSLSLTNMQQQDYIHLNNYYNNLTPASTNNNLNLLQYPQIQELNLQSPASNNSTTSDDATEGIFVINERKQRRMVSNRESARRSRMRKQRHLDELLSQVAWLRSENHQLLEKLNQVSDSNDHVIQENLNLKEENSELRQVITSMKKLGGDNIHEKYSSSSMDEDLISSITDDPRTHHHPS from the coding sequence ATGCAGCCAAATTATGATAGCTTAAGTCTTaccaacatgcaacaacaagaCTACATCCACTTAAACAACTACTACAACAACTTAACCCCAGCTTCAACCAATAACAATCTCAATCTGCTCCAATACCCTCAGATTCAAGAACTCAACCTACAATCTCCGGCAAGCAACAACTCTACGACTTCGGACGACGCAACAGAAGGAATCTTCGTCATCAACGAGAGAAAGCAAAGACGTATGGTATCTAACAGAGAGTCAGCAAGAAGGTCAAGAATGAGAAAGCAAAGACACTTAGATGAGCTTCTCTCACAGGTTGCTTGGCTTCGAAGCGAGAACCACCAGCTTTTAGAAAAGCTTAACCAAGTCTCCGACAGCAATGATCATGTTATTCAAGAGAACTTAAATCTTAAAGAGGAGAACTCAGAGCTTCGTCAAGTGATCACATCCATGAAGAAGCTTGGAGGAGACAACATCCATGAgaaatattcttcttcttccatggaTGAAGACTTGATCTCTTCTATTACAGATGATCCAAgaactcatcatcatccatcatgA